In Haliotis asinina isolate JCU_RB_2024 chromosome 15, JCU_Hal_asi_v2, whole genome shotgun sequence, one DNA window encodes the following:
- the LOC137265129 gene encoding uncharacterized protein, which yields MLLHPVLEPDSGDCRTTDDFELLAGDGVPYSQSLLLPQIPKFTPQLAKKKILPTKEEFTGRNDSALSDVLCLGNDHIYDPYQDYFGLCQEFAGGRAELSPSSDISLSSDESSDSFKYLSFQASNPPLVNSNFIKLDQERLRALTTAEFERNGTTYELDEYDIIQQKVRGHEPPTREIPVVPNDRIKEYLWLKQCKTARGDVTQLQVQGKKKSKLICVFCKNNKEPPHVYTGHVLKDSRGYTACPVLRKYPCPICQAIGDHAHTIKYCPFNNDSEFRTSPSPLRTTRMATGKKRRT from the coding sequence ATGCTGCTACACCCTGTGCTGGAACCTGACTCCGGGGATTGTCGTACGACTGACGACTTCGAACTACTTGCTGGGGATGGAGTTCCATATAGCCAAAGCCTACTTCTCCCCCAGATCCCCAAATTCACGCCACAGCTCGCCAAGAAGAAAATCTTGCCCACCAAAGAAGAGTTCACAGGTAGGAATGACTCCGCGCTTAGCGACGTGTTATGTCTGGGCAACGACCACATCTACGACCCCTACCAGGACTACTTTGGATTGTGTCAGGAGTTCGCCGGGGGCCGGGCCGAGCTGAGCCCCAGTTCCGATATTTCCCTGTCATCGGACGAAAGTAGCGACAGTTTCAAGTATTTATCTTTCCAAGCTTCAAATCCACCGCTCGTGAATTCGAATTTCATCAAGCTAGACCAGGAAAGACTTCGTGCTTTGACAACTGCGGAATTCGAAAGGAACGGAACTACATACGAATTGGACGAGTATGACATCATACAGCAGAAGGTGCGCGGACACGAACCCCCCACCCGGGAGATCCCGGTCGTTCCAAATGATCGGATCAAGGAATATCTGTGGCTGAAACAATGCAAGACCGCCCGTGGGGATGTTACACAGCTACAGGTGCAGGGGAAAAAGAAATCTAAGTTGATCTGTGTATTTTGCAAGAACAACAAGGAACCTCCACATGTGTACACTGGGCATGTTTTGAAGGATTCTCGTGGCTATACGGCGTGTCCAGTGTTAAGGAAATACCCGTGTCCAATTTGCCAAGCCATCGGGGACCACGCCCACACTATCAAATACTGCCCCTTCAACAACGACTCAGAGTTTCGAACCAGCCCATCCCCTCTCCGCACAACGCGCATGGCCACAGGTAAAAAGCGGCGTACATAG